The following proteins come from a genomic window of Gemmatimonadota bacterium:
- a CDS encoding P1 family peptidase gives MNRRSFLRESAGVTGAGVLAGLVGGRETAVGQTTDPYGPSGSITDVEGIKAGHFTDPRRPTGCTVIMAEEGAVGGVDVRGGAPGTRETDLLDPVNMVQRVHAIVLSGGSAFGLDTATGVMRYLEERSIGFNVRIARVPIVPAAILFDLGIGGKPEIRPDAEAGYRACEAATRDPVPEGSIGAGAGATVGKMSVGVPGTRTAMMGGIGNACFTTPDGLRVGAIVAVNAVGDVYDPDTGRVLAGARMPDGSGFVRVARRIRETGSLRLEAPPGNTTIGVIVTNAGLTKTQASRIAQVGHDGLARAINPAHLQADGDTLFTMATGTWEGDVNLSLVSILAAEAVTRAIIRAVVTAEGLPGYPSYSDLNAG, from the coding sequence ATGAACAGACGATCCTTTCTGAGAGAATCCGCAGGGGTGACCGGCGCGGGCGTCCTGGCGGGACTTGTCGGCGGGCGCGAGACCGCCGTCGGCCAGACGACCGACCCCTACGGGCCATCCGGATCCATCACGGACGTCGAAGGAATCAAGGCCGGACACTTCACCGACCCGCGACGTCCGACAGGCTGCACGGTGATCATGGCCGAAGAAGGGGCCGTGGGCGGGGTGGACGTGCGAGGCGGTGCTCCCGGCACCCGGGAGACCGACCTGCTCGATCCCGTGAACATGGTGCAGCGGGTCCACGCCATCGTCCTGTCCGGCGGCAGCGCTTTCGGCCTGGACACGGCCACGGGCGTGATGCGCTACCTCGAGGAACGCTCCATCGGATTCAACGTGCGTATCGCCCGGGTCCCGATCGTCCCCGCCGCCATTCTATTCGATCTCGGCATCGGCGGCAAGCCGGAAATCCGCCCCGACGCAGAAGCCGGCTACCGGGCCTGCGAGGCCGCGACGCGGGATCCGGTCCCCGAGGGCAGCATCGGGGCGGGAGCCGGCGCCACGGTGGGCAAGATGTCCGTCGGCGTGCCGGGCACCCGCACGGCCATGATGGGCGGCATCGGCAACGCCTGCTTCACCACGCCCGACGGGCTCAGGGTCGGCGCCATCGTTGCCGTGAATGCCGTGGGAGACGTGTACGATCCGGATACGGGCCGCGTGCTCGCCGGCGCCAGGATGCCGGATGGGTCCGGTTTCGTCCGTGTGGCCCGGCGGATACGCGAGACCGGGTCGCTTCGCCTGGAGGCGCCGCCCGGGAATACGACCATCGGCGTCATCGTGACCAATGCCGGTCTGACCAAGACCCAGGCCAGCCGCATCGCCCAGGTCGGGCACGACGGGCTCGCCCGCGCCATCAACCCGGCCCACCTGCAGGCGGACGGGGACACCCTCTTCACCATGGCCACCGGGACCTGGGAGGGCGACGTGAACCTCTCCCTGGTGTCCATCCTTGCGGCGGAAGCCGTCACGCGGGCCATCATCCGCGCCGTCGTCACGGCCGAAGGCCTGCCCGGGTATCCCTCCTATTCGGACCTGAACGCGGGATGA
- the clpB gene encoding ATP-dependent chaperone ClpB — MRTDKLTQKSMEAIQVSQEIARSRDHNRLEPAHLALALLEQEESLAAILLERAGTDPNRVREGLEAVLDKLPGVTGDGASLYASDGFQRVMDRALKETQKLKDAYISVEHLLLALLDDGGEVHRVMKEAGVRREGIMKAMKEVRGSQRVTSPTPESGYQALKKFSRDLTDLAREGGLDPVIGRDEEIRRVIKVLSRRTKNNPVLIGEPGVGKTAIVEGLAQKIVAEDVPESLKGRKVISLDMGAMLAGAKFRGEFEERFKAVLKEVEHAAGDIVLFIDELHTIVGAGAAEGAVDASNMLKPALARGNLRCVGATTLDEYRKHIEKDAALERRFAPVYVGEPSIEDTVSILRGLKERYEIHHGIRIRDGALVTAATLAERYISDRFMPDKAIDLIDEAAANLRMEIDSMPAELDDLEKQIRQLEIEREAVKCESDAEERLKPVESKLADLAAQRSVLRAHWLAEKELVKTIQEIKEQTEQLNIEADRAQRIGDYERAARIQYGEQLELDRRLEEKNRALTELQRERRMLKEEVDEEDIAQVVSKWTGIPVSRLVEGEVEKLVQMESRLHQQVVGQDEAIVAVSNAVRRNRAGLGDGNRPIGSFLFLGPTGVGKTELARALGEFLFDDRGAMVRVDMSEYMERHAVARLIGAPPGYVGYEEGGQLTEAVRRRPYQIVLLDEIEKAHPDAFNILLQVLDDGRLTDGQGRTVDFRNTVIIMTSNIGTEHIGGHDATQDDQAREDVMRAVRSHFRPEFVNRLEEIILFHPLDRDQIRDIVRIQLDELHGRLSKQAGLTLELAPEAEALLAEEGYEPQYGARPLKRVIRKYVENPLSMALIEGRFREGDAIRVIRVGDRLDFVRQDASAAA; from the coding sequence ATGAGAACGGATAAACTGACGCAGAAATCGATGGAGGCGATCCAGGTTTCCCAGGAGATCGCCCGCAGCCGCGACCATAACCGGCTGGAGCCCGCGCACCTGGCGCTGGCGCTGCTCGAACAGGAGGAAAGCCTGGCGGCCATTCTGCTGGAAAGGGCGGGAACGGATCCGAACCGGGTCCGGGAAGGGCTGGAAGCGGTCCTGGACAAGCTGCCCGGGGTAACCGGCGACGGCGCATCGCTCTATGCCTCCGACGGCTTTCAGCGGGTCATGGACCGGGCGCTGAAAGAGACACAGAAACTGAAAGACGCGTACATCAGCGTGGAGCATCTGCTCCTTGCCCTGCTGGACGATGGCGGGGAGGTCCATCGCGTCATGAAGGAGGCCGGCGTACGACGCGAGGGGATCATGAAAGCCATGAAGGAAGTGCGTGGAAGCCAGCGCGTCACGAGCCCGACGCCGGAGTCCGGCTACCAGGCCCTGAAGAAGTTCAGCAGGGACCTGACCGACCTGGCCCGGGAGGGCGGACTCGATCCGGTCATCGGCCGGGACGAGGAAATCCGGCGGGTGATCAAGGTGCTTTCCCGGCGGACCAAGAACAATCCCGTGCTCATCGGCGAACCCGGCGTGGGGAAGACGGCCATCGTGGAAGGACTGGCCCAGAAGATCGTGGCCGAAGACGTCCCGGAATCCCTGAAGGGACGCAAGGTGATCAGCCTCGACATGGGCGCCATGCTGGCCGGGGCCAAGTTCCGCGGCGAATTCGAAGAGCGTTTCAAGGCCGTGCTGAAGGAAGTGGAGCACGCCGCGGGCGACATCGTGCTGTTCATCGACGAGCTGCACACCATCGTCGGGGCGGGCGCCGCGGAAGGCGCGGTGGACGCGTCCAACATGCTCAAGCCGGCGCTGGCCCGTGGGAACCTGCGCTGCGTGGGCGCCACGACCCTGGACGAATACCGCAAGCATATCGAGAAAGACGCCGCACTGGAAAGACGGTTCGCGCCCGTATACGTCGGCGAGCCGTCCATCGAAGACACCGTGTCCATCCTGCGCGGACTCAAGGAACGCTACGAGATCCACCACGGCATCCGCATCCGGGACGGCGCCCTGGTCACGGCGGCGACCCTGGCGGAGCGGTACATAAGCGACCGGTTCATGCCGGACAAGGCCATCGACCTGATCGACGAAGCAGCGGCGAACCTGCGCATGGAGATCGACAGCATGCCGGCCGAACTCGACGATCTCGAAAAGCAGATCCGCCAGCTCGAAATCGAGCGGGAAGCCGTTAAGTGCGAAAGTGACGCAGAGGAACGCCTCAAACCCGTGGAAAGCAAGCTGGCCGACCTTGCGGCGCAGCGCAGCGTCCTGCGGGCCCACTGGCTCGCCGAGAAGGAACTGGTAAAGACGATCCAGGAGATCAAGGAACAGACCGAACAGCTGAATATCGAAGCGGACCGGGCGCAGCGCATCGGCGATTACGAGCGGGCGGCCCGCATTCAGTACGGCGAGCAGCTGGAACTCGACCGCCGGCTCGAGGAGAAAAACCGGGCCCTGACCGAACTCCAGCGGGAGCGGCGGATGCTTAAAGAGGAAGTGGACGAGGAGGACATCGCCCAGGTCGTCTCGAAGTGGACGGGCATCCCAGTGAGCCGTCTGGTCGAAGGCGAGGTCGAGAAGCTGGTCCAGATGGAGTCCCGCTTGCACCAGCAGGTGGTGGGCCAGGATGAGGCGATCGTCGCCGTGTCCAACGCCGTCCGCCGGAACCGCGCCGGCCTGGGTGACGGAAACCGGCCTATCGGCTCCTTTCTCTTTCTCGGGCCCACGGGCGTAGGCAAGACCGAACTGGCCCGGGCCCTGGGCGAGTTTCTCTTCGACGACCGGGGCGCCATGGTCCGCGTGGACATGTCCGAGTACATGGAGCGGCATGCCGTCGCCCGGCTCATCGGCGCGCCTCCGGGTTACGTGGGTTACGAGGAAGGCGGGCAGCTCACGGAAGCCGTGCGGCGCCGGCCCTACCAGATCGTGCTGCTGGACGAGATCGAAAAAGCGCACCCCGACGCGTTCAACATCCTGCTGCAGGTCCTCGACGATGGGCGGCTCACGGACGGCCAGGGCCGTACCGTGGATTTCCGGAACACCGTGATCATCATGACCTCCAACATCGGGACGGAGCACATCGGCGGTCACGACGCGACCCAGGACGACCAGGCGCGAGAGGACGTGATGCGTGCGGTGCGGTCCCACTTCCGGCCGGAGTTCGTCAACCGGCTGGAGGAAATCATCCTCTTCCATCCCCTCGACCGGGACCAAATCCGGGACATCGTCCGAATCCAGCTGGACGAACTGCATGGACGGCTTTCGAAACAGGCCGGGTTGACGCTGGAACTGGCTCCCGAGGCCGAGGCACTCCTTGCGGAGGAGGGCTACGAACCCCAATACGGCGCGCGGCCCCTCAAACGGGTGATTCGCAAGTACGTCGAGAACCCGCTGTCCATGGCGCTGATCGAGGGCAGGTTCCGGGAAGGCGACGCGATCCGCGTGATCCGCGTAGGCGACCGCCTGGACTTCGTCCGGCAGGATGCGTCCGCGGCCGCTTGA
- a CDS encoding sialidase family protein, whose product MAFEILDQGMIARQPSTGPDAVAACSRCVVTADGGLVCSFAVQEALGRNDFKQVIVRSEDGGGTWTKPAYLWPHLHEDFAHIGSISQAPDGTCFIAGIRVPIDEPGESFWRDETHGIKQNAMFWASSADQGLTWTDPAPIVLPASGSAEAPGALTVTHDGTWICCYSPYNTFDPAVEVDRNRVIYLRSTDQGASWTHGTMLRFDDAGSTAAEAWVVELADGRLLGACWHIAPHGKPDYPNAYALSRDGGLTWTPTRSTGTFGQSISLTALADGRALMAYNQRQHGDPGIRLAVARPTDDDFGVEADELVWKAEVRTQSDTSGDHDDWQDYSFGEPAVTVLPDGAFLVVFWLIQPDVRGIGYVKVK is encoded by the coding sequence TGGACCAGGGCATGATCGCCCGCCAGCCGTCGACCGGTCCAGACGCCGTCGCGGCCTGTTCCCGCTGCGTGGTCACGGCGGATGGCGGCCTGGTCTGTTCCTTCGCCGTCCAGGAAGCCCTCGGCCGGAACGATTTCAAGCAGGTCATCGTCCGCTCTGAAGACGGTGGCGGTACGTGGACGAAGCCGGCCTACCTGTGGCCCCATCTGCACGAAGATTTCGCGCACATCGGATCAATCAGCCAGGCGCCGGACGGCACTTGCTTCATCGCGGGCATCCGCGTTCCTATTGACGAGCCGGGTGAGTCGTTCTGGCGGGACGAGACCCACGGCATCAAGCAGAACGCCATGTTCTGGGCGTCGTCCGCGGACCAGGGCCTGACCTGGACCGATCCTGCGCCCATCGTCCTGCCCGCCTCCGGTTCGGCCGAGGCGCCCGGCGCGCTCACCGTGACGCACGACGGGACCTGGATCTGCTGCTATTCGCCCTACAACACCTTCGATCCCGCCGTGGAAGTGGATCGGAACCGGGTGATCTACCTGCGCAGCACCGATCAGGGCGCATCGTGGACCCATGGTACGATGTTGCGTTTCGACGATGCCGGGTCGACGGCCGCCGAGGCCTGGGTCGTGGAACTGGCCGATGGCCGGCTCCTGGGGGCGTGCTGGCATATCGCCCCGCACGGCAAGCCGGATTATCCCAACGCGTACGCCCTCTCCCGCGACGGAGGGCTGACCTGGACGCCGACCCGGTCCACGGGCACGTTCGGACAGTCCATCTCACTGACCGCCCTGGCGGATGGACGGGCGCTGATGGCGTACAATCAGCGGCAGCACGGAGATCCCGGGATACGCCTCGCCGTCGCGCGGCCCACGGACGATGATTTCGGGGTAGAAGCGGATGAACTCGTCTGGAAGGCCGAGGTCCGGACCCAGAGCGACACCTCCGGCGATCATGATGACTGGCAGGACTACTCCTTCGGCGAACCCGCGGTAACGGTGCTCCCGGACGGCGCGTTCCTGGTCGTGTTCTGGCTCATCCAGCCCGATGTCCGGGGCATCGGCTACGTGAAGGTGAAATAG